From a region of the Cucumis sativus cultivar 9930 chromosome 6, Cucumber_9930_V3, whole genome shotgun sequence genome:
- the LOC101218305 gene encoding uncharacterized protein LOC101218305 isoform X2: protein MANPGVGTKFVSVNLNKSYGQTHHHHHHHHSSHSNSYGSNRTRPGGHGVGGGMVVLSRPRSSQKPGPKLSVPPPLNLPSLRKEHERLDSLGSGTGPTGGGVLGNGQRPTSAGMGWTKPRTNDLPEKEGPSATIVDKIDPSLRSVDGVSGGSSVYMPPSARAGMTGPVVSTSASSHVHATVEKSPVLRGEDFPSLQATLPSAAAPSQKQRDGLSSKLKHGSEGSYEEQRDTTHLSSRIDDRSKYQSSQKSVRSENAKNGNSFSSGTFQSPESSRKQEDIFPGPLPLVSMNPRSDWADDERDTSHGLIDRVRDRGHPKSEAYWERDFDMPRVSSLPHKPTHNFSQRWNLRDDESGKFHSSDIHKVDPYGRDARVASREGWEGNFRKNNPVPKDGFGSDNANDRNAIAGRPTSVDRETNADNTHVSHFREHANKDGRRDTGFGQNGRQTWNSATESYSSQEPDRTVKDKYGSEQHNRFRGETHNTSVANSSYSSGLKRIPADEPLLNFGRDRRSYAKIEKPYMEDPFMKDFGASSFDGRDPFTAGLVGVVKRKKDVIKQTDFHDPVRESFEAELERVQQIQEQERQRIIEEQERALELARREEEERQRLAREHEERQRRAEEEAREAAWRAEQERLEAIQKAEELRIAREEEKQRIFLEEERRKQGAKLKLLELEEKIAKRQAEAVKSSTSNSDIPEKKIPSVVKDVSRLVDTVDWEDGEKMVERITTSASSESSSINRSSEDQSTGYNGPRREVSTGGRVSSRKEFYGGAAFTTSKTSHRRGITEPQSDEYSLRGQRPNLSGGVDHYNKTQEFDSDFQDNVENFGDHGWRQESGHNNFYFPYPERVNPISETDGSYSVGRSRYSQRQPRVLPPPSVASMQKSSVRNEYESVSRDIVESEIQYDHPASNISTAQTMYIHHENRALPEIIDVNLENGENEEQKPDGNTTLRCDSQSTLSVFSPPTSPTHLSHEDLDDSGDSPVLSASREGTLSIEDNESAVPAAKAGKEIMITSTRVSTGDEDEWGAVDEHVQEQEEYDEDDDGYQEEDEVHEGEDENIDLVQDFDDLHLDDKGSPHMLDNLVLGFNEGVEVGMPNDEFERIPGNEENLYVTSEISNDIREEQGSSKGLQVDGNVCQYVDASSQIRIDPEEMQDLVLQSKTAQALAESEITEQGNSSCRSSVSVQQPISSSVSMAPQSISGQVIVPSAVSGQAEPPVKLQFGLFSGPSLIPSPVPAIQIGSIQMPLHLHPQITQSMTHMHSSQPPLFQFGQLRYTSSVSPGVLPLAPQPLTFVPPTVQTGFSLKKNPGDGLSIHPSQETCAHSSRKNNVSPFLMDNQQGLVSRSLNVNPSGESESLPLAESIESKVVTPHDQTAVSCIDESNSRPEPGFQAEHHRLRVSSSDNRYVVSRGKESEGRAPDGMGSFDSVSRNKGLSGLKGRGQFPGGRGKKYIFTVKNSGSRLPFPVSESTRLETGGFQRRPRRNITRTEFRVRETADKKLSNSQVSSNHVGVDDKPTVSGRTAVNSARNGTRKVIVSNKPSKRALESEGLSSGVSTSVELDAGNRSEKGVKKEYSGKSQGSQYSGEGNFRRNICSGEDVDAPLQSGIIRVFEQPGIEAPSDEDDFIEVRSKRQMLNDRREQREKEIKAKSHNSKIPRKGRSTSKSALSSVNSSKVYAPKEAETVKRTRSDFVAADGGVRGSGNVVVSSAFSPPVVSQPLAPIGTPALKSDSQSERSHTARSIQTSGPTLATNDGRNLDSSMMFDKKDDILDNVQSSFTSWGNSRINQQVIALTQTQLDEAMKPAQFDLHPPAGDTNVPSPSILAMDRSFSSAANPISSLLAGEKIQFGAVTSPTVLPPGSCSTLLGIGAPTGLCHSDIPIPHKLSGADNDCHLFFEKEKHRSESCTHIEDSEAEAEAAASAVAVAAISSDEMVTNGIGTCSVSVTDTNNFGGGDINVATGSTGDQQLASKTRADDSLTVALPADLSVETPPISLWPTLPSPQNSSSQMLSHFPGGSPSQFPFYEINPMLGGPVFTFGPHDESVPTTQAQTQKSSAPAPGPLGSWKQCHSGVDSFYGPPTGFTGPFISPGGIPGVQGPPHMVVYNHFAPVGQFGQVGLSFMGATYIPSGKQHDWKHSPGPSSLGVDGDQKNLNMVSAQRMPTNLPPIQHLAPGSPLLPMASPLAMFDVSPFQASPEMSVQTRWPSSASPVQPVPLSMPMQQQQAEGILPSHFSHASSSDPTFSVNRFSGSQPSVASDLKRNFTVSADATVTQLPDELGIVDSSSCVSSGASVPNGDINSLSVTDAGKAGVQNCSSSSNSGQNNAGTSLKSQSHHKGITSAQQYSHSSGYNYQRSGASQKNSSGGSDWTHRRTGFMGRTQSGAEKNFSSAKMKQIYVAKQPSNGNLRV from the exons ATGGCTAATCCTGGCGTCGGGACCAAGTTTGTGTCCGTGAATCTCAACAAATCGTATGGACAGACTCatcaccatcatcatcatcatcattcatCTCATTCCAATTCTTATGGATCAAATCGAACGCGACCTGGTGGTCATGGGGTTGGCGGAGGAATGGTGGTCCTGTCGAGGCCCCGTAGTTCCCAGAAACCTGGGCCGAAGCTTTCTGTTCCACCCCCCTTGAATCTTCCTTCTTTGCGAAAGGAGCATGAGAGACTTGATTCTTTGGGTTCAGGCACTGGCCCAACTGGTGGAGGGGTTTTGGGAAACGGACAGAGGCCAACTTCAGCTGGTATGGGTTGGACAAAGCCGCGCACCAACGATTTGCCAGAGAAAGAAGGGCCTAGTGCTACTATAGTTGATAAAATTGATCCGTCTTTGCGAAGTGTTGATGGGGTGAGCGGTGGGAGCAGTGTGTATATGCCTCCTTCTGCTCGTGCTGGTATGACAGGCCCGGTTGTGTCCACTTCTGCTTCCTCTCATGTGCATGCTACAGTTGAAAAATCCCCTGTTTTGAGAGGTGAGGATTTCCCTTCTTTGCAAGCAACTTTACCTTCTGCAGCTGCGCCTTCCCAGAAACAGAGAGATGGGTTGAGTTCTAAGTTGAAACACGGGTCTGAAGGCTCATATGAAGAACAGAGGGATACTACACATTTAAGTTCAAGAATAGATGACCGCTCAAAATATCAGTCTTCGCAGAAAAGTGTTCGTAGTGAAAATGCAAAAAATGGCAACTCTTTCAGTTCTGGCACTTTCCAGTCACCAGAATCATCTCGGAAGCAGGAAGACATTTTCCCAGGTCCTTTACCACTCGTGTCAATGAATCCTAGATCAGACTGGGCTGATGATGAACGTGATACAAGTCATGGTTTGATTGACAGGGTTAGGGATCGAGGGCACCCAAAGAGTGAGGCTTACTGGGAGAGGGACTTTGACATGCCGCGGGTTAGTTCTCTTCCCCACAAACCCACTCACAACTTTTCTCAGAGATGGAATCTGCGGGATGATGAATCTGGGAAGTTTCATTCCAGTGATATTCATAAAGTGGACCCGTATGGTCGAGATGCCAGGGTGGCTAGTAGAGAAGGCTGGGAAGGAAACTTTCGGAAAAACAATCCTGTACCAAAAGATGGATTTGGTTCAGACAATGCTAATGATAGAAATGCTATTGCAGGAAGGCCCACTAGTGTTGATCGAGAAACAAATGCTGATAACACGCACGTTTCACATTTCCGAGAACATGCTAATAAAGATGGGAGGAGAGATACTGGATTTGGACAGAATGGGCGGCAGACTTGGAATAGTGCAACAGAATCTTATAGCTCTCAGGAACCAGATCGGACTGTAAAAGACAAGTATGGTAGTGAGCAACACAATAGGTTCAGGGGTGAAACACATAATACATCAGTTGCTAACTCGTCATACTCTTCTGGTTTAAAACGAATTCCTGCTGACGAGCCATTGCTGAACTTTGGCAGGGATAGACGTTCATATGCAAAGATTGAGAAACCTTACATGGAAGATCCTTTTATGAAAGATTTTGGAGCCTCTAGTTTTGATGGACGAGATCCTTTTACTGCTGGTCTTGTTGGGGTGGTCAAGAGGAAGAAGGATGTGATTAAGCAGACTGATTTTCATGACCCTGTCAGGGAATCTTTTGAGGCCGAACTTGAGAGAGTTCAACAGATCCAAGAACAGGAGCGTCAGCGAATTATCGAGGAGCAAGAAAGAGCTCTAGAACTAGCTAggagagaagaggaagagagacaGAGGCTTGCCAGGGAGCATGAAGAAAGGCAGAGGAGAGCTGAAGAAGAAGCCAGAGAAGCAGCCTGGAGAGCTGAGCAAGAACGACTGGAGGCTATCCAAAAGGCTGAAGAACTTCGGATAGCtagagaggaagaaaaacagAGGATTTTTCTggaggaagagagaagaaagcaGGGTGCTAAGCTAAAACTTTTAGAATTAGAGGAAAAGATAGCCAAGAGGCAGGCTGAAGCTGTGAAATCAAGTACTTCAAATTCAGATATTcctgaaaagaaaattccCAGTGTTGTAAAAGATGTTTCAAGGTTGGTAGACACAGTTGATTGGGAAGATGGTGAAAAGATGGTGGAGCGAATAACTACATCAGCTTCTTCTGAGTCATCTAGCATAAATAGGTCCTCTGAG GATCAAAGTACTGGATACAATGGGCCAAGGCGGGAGGTATCAACTGGTGGGCGGGTATCTTCTAGGAAAGAATTTTATGGGGGAGCTGCATTTACGACTTCCAAGACATCTCATAGGAGAGGTATAACAGAACCACAATCTGATGAATATTCACTAAGAGGGCAGAGACCTAACCTTTCTGGAGGTGTCGATCATTATAACAAGACCCAAGAGTTTGACTCCGATTTTCAGGATAATGTTGAGAATTTTGGTGATCATGGATGGAGGCAAGAGAGTGGTCACAATAACTTCTATTTTCCTTACCCTGAACGAGTAAATCCAATTTCTGAGACCGATGGGTCCTACTCTGTTGGTAGGTCACGTTATTCCCAGAGGCAACCTCGTGTTCTTCCTCCTCCGTCTGTAGCTTCTATGCAGAAATCTTCTGTCAGGAATGAATATGAATCCGTTTCCCGAGATATTGTAGAAAGTGAGATACAATATGACCATCCAGCAAGTAATATTTCTACTGCTCAGACAATGTATATTCATCATGAAAACCGTGCACTTCCTGAGATAATTGATGTTAATTTAGAGAATGGTGAGAATGAGGAGCAGAAGCCAGATGGCAACACAACACTGCGGTGTGACTCACAGTCAACCCTTTCTGTTTTTAGCCCCCCAACGTCTCCAACTCATCTATCTCATGAGGACTTGGATGATTCTGGAGATTCTCCTGTTTTATCAGCTAGTAGAGAAGGCACATTGTCAATAGAGGATAATGAATCTGCTGTACCAGCTGCCAAGGCTGGGAAAGAGATCATGATTACCTCTACTAGGGTATCTACAGGCGATGAAGATGAATGGGGTGCTGTAGATGAGCATGTGCAAGAACAGGAAGAATATGATGAAGACGATGATGGGTATCAGGAAGAAGACGAAGTTCATGAAGGAGAGGATGAGAACATTGATCTTGTACAAGATTTTGATGATTTGCATTTAGATGATAAAGGATCACCTCATATGTTAGATAACTTGGTATTAGGTTTTAATGAAGGAGTTGAAGTGGGGATGCCAAATGATGAGTTCGAAAGAATTccaggaaatgaagaaaatttgtaCGTCACTTCAGAAATTTCCAATGACATCAGAGAAGAGCAGGGGTCTTCTAAAGGATTGCAAGTTGATGGTAATGTCTGTCAATATGTGGATGCTTCTTCTCAAATAAGGATTGACCCTGAGGAGATGCAGGACTTGGTCTTGCAGTCTAAAACTGCACAAGCATTGGCAGAATCTGAAATTACCGAACAAGGAAATTCGTCTTGTAGATCTAGTGTATCTGTTCAACAGCCAATCTCATCTTCAGTTTCAATGGCCCCACAATCTATTTCTGGTCAAGTTATTGTGCCAAGTGCCGTTTCTGGTCAAGCTGAGCCTCCTGTTAAGCTTCAGTTTGGGTTGTTCTCAGGTCCTTCTCTCATACCATCTCCTGTACCAGCCATACAGATAGGTTCTATACAGATGCCTCTTCATTTGCATCCTCAGATTACTCAATCTATGACTCACATGCATTCATCACAGCCCCCTCTTTTCCAGTTTGGGCAGCTAAGGTATACATCTTCTGTCTCTCCAGGTGTACTGCCTTTGGCTCCTCAACCACTGACATTTGTTCCGCCCACTGTTCAAActggtttttctttaaaaaaaaacccaggAGATGGTCTGTCAATTCATCCTTCTCAGGAAACCTGTGCTCATAGTTCACGGAAAAACAACGTGTCACCTTTTTTGATGGATAACCAACAAGGCCTTGTGTCAAGATCTTTGAATGTGAATCCATCAGGGGAGTCAGAGTCATTACCGTTAGCAGAAAGTATAGAAAGCAAAGTTGTGACTCCACATGATCAAACTGCAGTTTCTTGCATTGATGAGAGCAATTCCAGACCCGAACCAGGTTTTCAAGCAGAACACCATCGGCTCCGTGTTTCATCTTCAGATAATCGTTATGTGGTATCAAGGGGAAAAGAATCTGAAGGTCGAGCTCCAGATGGGATGGGATCATTTGATTCTGTTTCAAGAAATAAGGGTTTGAGCGGGTTAAAAGGTCGTGGACAGTTTCCTGGTGGAAGAGGGAAAAAGTACATCTTTACAGTAAAAAATTCTGGATCCCGATTGCCATTCCCAGTTTCTGAATCTACTCGCTTAGAGACTGGTGGATTTCAGAGGCGGCCTAGGCGCAATATTACACGTACTGAGTTTCGTGTTCGAGAAACTGCAGACAAAAAGTTGTCTAATAGCCAAGTTTCTTCAAACCATGTAGGGGTAGATGATAAGCCAACTGTTAGTGGAAGAACTGCAGTCAATTCTGCCAGAAATGGGACTAGAAAGGTTATCGTGTCTAATAAGCCATCAAAGAGAGCATTAGAGTCTGAAGGATTAAGCTCTGGGGTGAGCACGTCCGTAGAGCTTGATGCTGGTAATAGATCTGAAAAGGGAGTGAAAAAAGAGTATTCGGGCAAGAGCCAGGGAAGCCAGTACTCTGGAGAAGGTAACTTCAGAAGGAATATTTGTTCTGGGGAGGATGTTGATGCCCCTTTGCAGAGTGGAATCATTCGTGTATTTGAGCAACCTGGCATAGAGGCTCCCAGTGATGAGGATGATTTCATTGAGGTGCGTTCAAAAAGGCAGATGCTGAATGATAGGCGTGAGCAAAGAGAAAAGGAGATCAAGGCGAAGTCCCACAACTCAAAG atCCCACGAAAAGGTCGATCTACTTCGAAAAGTGCATTATCCTCAGTCAATTCAAGCAAAGTTTATGCCCCTAAGGAAGCAGAAACAGTTAAAAGAACTCGATCTGATTTTGTTGCTGCTGATGGAGGAGTACGTGGATCAGGAAATGTTGTGGTGTCAAGTGCATTTAGTCCTCCTGTAGTCTCTCAACCATTGGCCCCAATTGGGACTCCTGCTCTAAAATCTGATTCCCAGTCCGAGAGATCACATACTGCTAG GTCTATCCAGACAAGTGGCCCTACATTGGCAACTAATGATGGAAGAAATCTCGACTCAAGCATGATGTTTGATAAGAAGGATGATATTCTGGATAATGTTCAATCATCTTTTACTTCCTGGGGCAATTCACGCATAAATCAACAG GTTATTGCCCTGACTCAAACCCAACTTGACGAGGCTATGAAGCCTGCTCAATTTGATTTACATCCTCCAGCTGGTGATACTAATGTGCCATCGCCATCTATCTTAGCAATGGATAGGTCATTTTCTTCTGCTGCTAATCCAATCAGTTCTCTGCTTGCTGGGGAGAAAATTCAGTTCG GTGCAGTCACATCTCCAACTGTTCTTCCTCCTGGTAGCTGTTCCACTTTGCTTGGGATTGGTGCCCCCACTGGTCTCTGTCACTCGGATATCCCAATTCCTCACAAACTCTCTGGTGCTGATAATGATTGCCATCTTTTCTTCGAGAAAGAGAAGCATCGCTCTGAATCTTGTACTCATATTGAAGATAGTGAAGCTGAAGCTGAGGCAGCTGCGTCTGCTGTTGCTGTTGCAGCTATCAGTAGTGATGAGATGGTCACTAATGGAATTGGCACATGCTCTGTTTCGGTTACTGATACCAATAATTTTGGTGGTGGCGATATTAACGTTGCAACAG GTTCAACTGGTGATCAGCAACTAGCCAGTAAAACAAGGGCGGATGACTCTCTTACTGTAGCCCTTCCTGCAGATTTGTCTGTTGAAACTCCCCCAATATCCCTGTGGCCGACTTTGCCTAGTCCACAGAATTCTTCAAGTCAGATGCTTTCACATTTTCCTGGTGGTTCGCCTTCCCAATTTCCCTTTTATGAGATAAATCCAATGTTGGGAGGTCCTGTCTTTACGTTTGGACCCCATGATGAGTCGGTACCCACCACCCAAGCTCAAACACAAAAAAGCAGTGCACCAGCACCTGGCCCACTTGGATCCTGGAAACAGTGTCATTCTGGTGTCGATTCATTCTATGGGCCTCCTACTGGTTTTACTGGTCCGTTCATTAGTCCTGGAGGCATCCCAGGGGTTCAAGGTCCTCCGCACATGGTTGTATACAATCACTTTGCTCCTGTTGGACAGTTTGGGCAGGTTGGCTTGAGTTTCATGGGTGCTACGTATATTCCTTCTGGAAAACAGCATGACTGGAAGCATAGCCCTGGACCTTCTTCTTTGGGCGTTGATGGGGATcagaaaaatttgaatatggtTTCGGCTCAACGAATGCCCACCAACTTACCTCCAATCCAGCATCTGGCCCCTGGTTCGCCCCTGCTGCCTATGGCTTCTCCATTAGCCATGTTTGATGTTTCTCCATTCCAG GCCTCTCCTGAAATGTCAGTCCAAACTCGGTGGCCTTCTTCAGCATCCCCTGTTCAGCCTGTGCCTCTATCCATGCCTATGCAGCAGCAGCAAGCGGAAGGCATTCTTCCTTCTCATTTTAGTCATGCATCATCTTCTGATCCGACCTTTTCAGTTAATAGATTTTCTGGATCACAACCCTCTGTAGCCTCTGACCTCAAGCGTAATTTTACTGTGTCCGCGGATGCAACTGTCACCCAACTTCCGGATGAACTTGGAATAGTTGATTCTTCAAGTTGCGTGAGTTCTGGGGCGTCAGTGCCAAATGGTGACATTAACAGCCTATCGGTTACTGATGCTGGAAAGGCTGGTGTTCAGAAttgcagcagcagcagcaacagtGGTCAGAATAATGCAGGCACCAGTTTAAAATCACAGTCTCATCACAAGGGCATAACATCCGCCCAGCAATACAGTCATTCTTCTGGATACAATTACCAGAGAAGTGGTGCTTCTCAAAAAAATAGTTCAGGTGGCAGTGACTGGACCCACCGGAGAACTGGGTTCATGGGAAGAACTCAGTCTGGAGCTGAGAAGAACTTTTCCTCTGCAAAAATGAAGCAAATTTATGTGGCCAAGCAACCATCGAACGGAAATCTCAGAGTATAG